In a genomic window of Aeromicrobium panaciterrae:
- a CDS encoding PAC2 family protein, whose translation MSEPIDIPPLRNPWMVAAFEGWNDAADAASGAVDHLIEEWDAELLIELDPEDYYDFQVHRPHVTTDEDDERVIVWPAPSIFHARPRRSDRDVLLLRAPEPNFRWGAFCSTVIGVAKLAGVTELITLGALLADSPHTRPVPVSGSTSDKALMERMSLQPSRYTGPIGITTVLNDTAAREGIATASLWAAVPHYLAEPPCPKATLALLGSLEDAVGIPLPQGVLVEMTDAWQRGAEDLASRDAEIAEYVEALEQERDTSDLPEASGDAIAREFERYLRRRTDDPE comes from the coding sequence GTGAGTGAGCCGATCGACATCCCGCCGCTGAGGAATCCGTGGATGGTCGCGGCATTCGAGGGTTGGAACGACGCTGCTGACGCGGCTTCGGGCGCGGTCGATCACCTCATTGAGGAGTGGGACGCCGAGCTGCTGATCGAGCTCGACCCGGAGGACTACTACGACTTCCAGGTGCACCGTCCGCACGTGACTACTGACGAGGACGACGAACGCGTCATCGTCTGGCCAGCACCGTCGATCTTCCACGCCCGTCCGCGACGCAGCGATCGGGATGTTCTGCTGCTGCGCGCTCCTGAACCGAACTTCCGCTGGGGAGCGTTTTGCTCGACCGTCATCGGCGTGGCGAAGCTTGCCGGCGTCACCGAGCTCATCACGCTGGGCGCTCTCCTCGCGGACTCTCCGCACACGCGTCCCGTACCTGTCAGCGGATCGACATCCGACAAGGCGCTGATGGAACGTATGTCGCTGCAGCCGTCGCGCTACACCGGTCCGATCGGCATCACGACGGTTCTCAACGACACTGCAGCCCGTGAGGGGATCGCGACAGCCTCGCTTTGGGCCGCCGTCCCCCACTATTTGGCTGAGCCGCCGTGCCCCAAGGCGACACTTGCCCTGCTGGGCTCGCTTGAGGATGCCGTCGGCATACCGCTCCCACAGGGCGTTCTCGTTGAGATGACGGACGCCTGGCAGCGAGGAGCTGAAGACCTCGCCTCACGAGACGCCGAGATTGCCGAGTACGTCGAGGCACTCGAGCAGGAACGCGACACCAGCGACCTTCCTGAAGCCAGCGGCGATGCGATCGCGCGAGAGTTTGAGCGCTACCTCCGTCGCCGCACCGACGACCCGGAGTAG